A region from the Corallococcus silvisoli genome encodes:
- a CDS encoding sigma-70 family RNA polymerase sigma factor, whose product MATDDLTLVKRVRSGDQRAFKLLVERYQRKVYAVALGMLKDKEEAMDVSQEAFVKVYKYLDHFKGDASFYTWLYRITSNICIDVLRKRRGGGEAVEFDENQDVDLSEARIGALGSRLGTNPQKSALRKELAEKIQEALATVPEKHRAILLLREIEGMSYEDLSRTLDIPKGTVMSRLFHARAKVQKILGDYLELDEAKSGVGNE is encoded by the coding sequence TTGGCCACCGACGACCTTACACTCGTCAAGCGCGTCCGCAGCGGGGACCAGCGCGCCTTCAAGCTCCTCGTCGAGCGTTACCAGCGCAAGGTGTACGCCGTCGCGCTCGGAATGCTGAAGGACAAGGAGGAAGCGATGGACGTCTCCCAGGAGGCGTTCGTCAAGGTCTACAAGTACCTGGACCACTTCAAGGGCGACGCGTCCTTCTACACGTGGCTCTATCGCATCACGTCGAACATCTGCATCGACGTGCTGCGCAAGCGCCGTGGCGGCGGGGAGGCGGTCGAGTTCGACGAGAACCAGGACGTGGACCTGTCCGAGGCCCGCATCGGCGCCCTCGGCAGCCGCCTGGGGACCAATCCCCAGAAGAGCGCGCTGCGCAAGGAGCTGGCGGAGAAGATTCAAGAGGCCCTGGCCACGGTGCCGGAGAAGCACCGGGCCATCCTCCTGCTGCGCGAAATCGAGGGAATGTCCTACGAGGACCTGTCCCGCACGCTGGACATCCCCAAGGGCACGGTGATGAGCCGCCTGTTCCACGCGCGCGCCAAGGTGCAGAAAATCCTGGGGGATTATCTGGAGCTGGACGAAGCCAAGAGCGGAGTGGGCAATGAGTGA
- a CDS encoding anti-sigma factor family protein produces MAGNPACERFVPLLSPYIDGELAPGERVNVERHLAACRDCTGRAADLRAESGLLRVGLDMAVDDVDFKDFAQKVMARVTPEKPPLIERMRLALSEMFLYQRTAMISSLATAAVVVLVALPLVLRDSAPEGYAAERMTVKSIQSYQGARVAPVVMETEGGGSIIWMVDEQEQAPEAVKGAATGQQKKPDEAESEELGGTPDSQGGQQPAAPPRPTGGAL; encoded by the coding sequence ATGGCCGGAAATCCCGCGTGTGAGCGTTTCGTTCCGCTCCTGTCTCCCTACATTGATGGCGAGCTCGCTCCTGGGGAGCGCGTGAACGTCGAGCGGCACCTGGCCGCCTGCCGGGACTGCACGGGTCGCGCGGCGGACCTGCGCGCCGAGTCCGGGCTGCTCCGGGTGGGCCTGGACATGGCGGTGGACGACGTCGACTTCAAGGACTTCGCCCAGAAGGTGATGGCCCGGGTGACGCCGGAGAAGCCGCCGCTCATCGAGCGGATGCGGCTGGCCCTGTCGGAGATGTTCCTCTACCAGCGCACCGCGATGATCTCCTCGCTGGCCACGGCCGCCGTGGTGGTGCTGGTGGCCCTGCCGCTGGTGCTGCGCGACAGCGCCCCGGAGGGCTACGCCGCCGAGCGCATGACGGTGAAGTCCATCCAGTCCTACCAGGGCGCCCGCGTGGCCCCGGTGGTGATGGAGACCGAAGGTGGCGGCTCCATCATCTGGATGGTGGATGAGCAGGAGCAGGCCCCGGAGGCCGTGAAGGGCGCCGCCACCGGGCAGCAGAAGAAGCCGGACGAGGCGGAATCCGAGGAGCTGGGCGGGACGCCGGACAGCCAGGGTGGACAGCAGCCGGCGGCCCCGCCGCGGCCCACGGGAGGAGCGTTATGA